A region from the Caldicellulosiruptor naganoensis genome encodes:
- a CDS encoding GGDEF domain-containing protein has translation MKRIFGFVFIISLVFSPMFAFANVRISREMVKFYLYKSFEIVGLVAITGIFIISLTLGNELKNTLLYNFGKIFLSLTALKFIYVLSLSREVIDNVDSLQGMAFLNLFIKLLIVYSLIFSSLFGERIKYVLARYSIPINIILVLFGLWALESINNSKEQLFLTSPTVGIILYKFCRILVIIGIIISVVLFITNANLRQLKSLKVFLILFAISEGILPAAKRSGIVFVEVVQNLAFLYLFIAIFLNITLRQFRFLRQLSMFSREVLEEKLDLKKSFDLLVDFIYEIYSKIFSKICFYYCQDQDNFILVTTKGEDDKKVDKKERKLKVNREYFDMAKNIQVLSISRLNEIGEFENDKNFSFLHRYKNAVVVPVYRQNQIIALLICYTSIKRFKLNTEIEDGLLIFKNFSQALLAQIERIEKIKNLSAEDELTGLYTRRYFIKELIMESLSCDRYGGKFCLAFFDMDNLKLLNDFYGHAVGDKAIKMIARIIKDNIRKTDVPARFGGDEFAVIFKNCSKEAIEDRIKNIKKLIEEESENQLPIKIKVSCGVAVYPDDTQSLDELLKIADMRMYEEKLKNKGEIK, from the coding sequence ATGAAAAGGATTTTTGGCTTTGTTTTTATAATTAGTCTTGTTTTTTCACCTATGTTTGCCTTTGCTAATGTGAGAATTTCAAGAGAAATGGTTAAGTTTTACCTCTACAAATCTTTTGAGATTGTTGGACTTGTTGCAATAACTGGGATATTTATAATCTCACTTACATTAGGCAATGAGCTTAAAAATACTTTACTTTATAACTTTGGTAAGATATTTCTTTCGCTTACTGCTTTAAAGTTTATATATGTCTTGAGTTTGAGTAGAGAGGTTATAGATAATGTAGACTCTCTGCAGGGAATGGCTTTCTTGAACTTATTTATAAAGCTTTTAATTGTATACTCTTTAATCTTCTCTTCTTTGTTTGGAGAAAGAATAAAATATGTATTGGCAAGGTATTCAATTCCTATTAATATTATATTAGTGTTATTTGGACTTTGGGCTTTAGAGAGTATAAACAATTCAAAAGAGCAGCTGTTTTTGACATCTCCAACTGTTGGTATAATTTTGTATAAGTTTTGTAGAATTTTAGTTATAATAGGAATTATAATCTCTGTTGTTTTGTTCATAACAAATGCTAACCTCAGGCAATTAAAAAGTTTAAAAGTTTTTCTCATTTTATTTGCAATTAGTGAAGGGATATTGCCTGCGGCAAAGAGAAGCGGCATTGTATTTGTGGAAGTAGTACAAAATTTGGCGTTTTTGTATCTATTTATTGCAATATTTTTAAACATTACATTGCGCCAGTTTAGATTTTTGCGTCAGCTTTCTATGTTCAGCAGAGAGGTTTTGGAAGAAAAGCTGGACCTAAAAAAGAGTTTTGATCTTCTTGTAGATTTTATATATGAAATATACTCTAAGATTTTTTCCAAAATATGTTTTTATTATTGCCAAGACCAAGACAATTTTATTCTCGTCACCACAAAAGGTGAAGATGACAAGAAAGTTGATAAAAAAGAGAGAAAGTTGAAAGTAAATAGAGAGTATTTTGACATGGCAAAAAACATTCAGGTTTTGAGCATATCAAGATTAAACGAGATTGGTGAATTTGAGAACGATAAAAATTTTTCCTTCTTGCACAGATACAAAAATGCTGTAGTTGTTCCTGTTTATAGGCAAAATCAAATTATTGCTCTTTTAATTTGCTATACAAGCATTAAAAGATTTAAACTAAATACTGAGATTGAAGATGGACTTTTGATTTTTAAGAACTTTTCTCAGGCGCTTTTGGCACAAATAGAGAGGATAGAGAAGATAAAAAACCTATCAGCAGAGGATGAACTTACAGGTCTTTACACCAGGCGGTATTTTATAAAAGAACTAATTATGGAGTCACTTTCATGTGACAGGTATGGTGGCAAGTTTTGTTTGGCTTTCTTTGACATGGACAATTTAAAGCTTCTTAATGACTTTTATGGTCATGCGGTAGGTGACAAGGCAATAAAGATGATAGCAAGGATTATAAAAGACAATATAAGAAAAACTGACGTTCCGGCAAGGTTTGGTGGGGATGAGTTTGCAGTGATATTTAAAAACTGCAGTAAAGAAGCTATAGAAGATAGAATTAAAAATATAAAAAAGCTAATCGAGGAAGAGTCAGAGAATCAACTTCCGATAAAAATAAAGGTTAGCTGTGGTGTTGCAGTTTATCCTGATGATACACAAAGCCTTGATGAGCTATTGAAGATTGCAGATATGCGAATGTATGAGGAAAAATTGAAAAACAAAGGGGAGATTAAATGA